One part of the Thermoanaerobacterium sp. CMT5567-10 genome encodes these proteins:
- the nifJ gene encoding pyruvate:ferredoxin (flavodoxin) oxidoreductase, which produces MTVEMKSMDGNTAAAYASYAFTEVAAIYPITPSSPMAESVDEWAAHGKKNIFGDTVKVVEMQSEAGAAGAVHGSLQGGALTTTYTASQGLLLMIPNMYKIAGELLPGVFHVSARAVAAHALSIFGDHQDVMACRQTGFALLASNSVQEVMDLGCIAHLSAIKSRVPFLHFFDGFRTSHEIKKIEVIDYEDLKKIVDYNAINEFRNRALNSEHPVVRGTAQNPDIYFQGREASNKFYEKVPDVVALYMEKIKELTGREYHLFDYYGAKDAEYVIVAMGSVCETIEETIDYLLGLGEKVGLIKVRLYRPFSEKYFMKVIPHTVKRIAVLDRTKEPGSIGEPLYLDVVKAFFDKQDKPLIVGGRYGLGSKDTTPSQIVAVYDNLKKYNPINRFTIGIKDDVTMTSLETGKSIETVPQGTISCKFFGLGSDGTVGANKSAIKIIGDNTNLYVQGYFQYDSKKSGGTTISHLRFGQKPIKSSYLVYHADYIACHNKSFIYNYDLLKGLKNGGTFVLNCPWSEVELDEKLPASMKRYIARNKINFYTIDAISIAREVGLGGRINMIMQTAFFRLINIIPFENAIKYLKESIQKTYGKKGQNIVDMNIKAVDRSLESLKKVNVSASWVNAVEDEDFAKDEPEFLTKIQRPMAKNEGDDLPVSVFSGMEDGTFPLGTTAYEKRGIAVMIPQWQIEKCIQCNQCSFVCPHAVIRPFLLNDEEVKNAPMTFETKKAVGRGLEAFQYRIQVSPLDCTGCGNCADVCPAPGKALVMMPAEGEIESQADNWEYAVKIKPKDNIMEKTTLKGSQFSKPLFEFNGACPGCGETPYIKLLTQLFGDRMIIANATGCSSIYGASAPSVPYTTNNSGKGPAWANSLFEDNAEYGYGIYLANKKIRQRLEDLIGQALNTQIPDELKNAFVEWLNNKEDGEASQIASSKIINIISSENLKANKIVQEIYRLKDYLVKKSHWIIGGDGWAYDIGFGGLDHVLASGEDVNVLVLDTEVYSNTGGQSSKSTPTAAIAKFAASGKETRKKDLGLMAMSYGYVYVAQIALGANMNHTVRAIAEAEKYKGPSLIIAYSPCINHGIKSGMGTSIAEEKKAVEAGYWHLYRYNPELKAEGKNPFILDSKEPTASYIDFLKGEIRYSSLETLFPDKAQKLFDESSKNAKERYEMYKALSEL; this is translated from the coding sequence ATGACTGTGGAAATGAAATCTATGGATGGAAATACTGCCGCAGCGTATGCATCGTACGCTTTTACAGAGGTCGCCGCCATATACCCGATTACTCCGTCATCTCCCATGGCAGAAAGTGTTGACGAATGGGCTGCACATGGCAAAAAAAATATCTTTGGCGATACTGTCAAAGTGGTAGAGATGCAATCAGAAGCGGGTGCTGCAGGCGCAGTACATGGATCACTTCAAGGAGGTGCTTTGACGACTACATATACGGCATCACAGGGCCTTCTCCTTATGATACCTAACATGTACAAAATTGCGGGTGAACTTCTTCCTGGTGTTTTTCACGTAAGTGCCCGTGCGGTTGCTGCACATGCACTATCCATATTCGGAGACCATCAGGATGTGATGGCCTGCAGGCAAACCGGTTTTGCTCTTCTTGCATCAAATAGTGTTCAAGAAGTCATGGACTTAGGCTGCATTGCACATCTTAGCGCAATAAAGTCAAGAGTACCATTTTTGCACTTCTTTGACGGTTTTAGGACGTCACATGAGATAAAAAAGATTGAAGTAATAGATTATGAGGATTTAAAGAAAATTGTAGATTACAATGCAATAAATGAATTCAGAAATAGGGCACTAAATTCAGAACATCCAGTAGTCAGAGGGACTGCCCAGAATCCTGATATATACTTTCAAGGAAGGGAAGCATCAAATAAGTTTTATGAAAAGGTACCAGATGTGGTTGCTTTATATATGGAGAAAATAAAGGAGCTGACAGGTAGAGAGTATCATTTGTTTGATTACTATGGTGCAAAAGATGCTGAATATGTGATAGTTGCAATGGGTTCCGTGTGTGAGACAATCGAAGAGACGATAGATTATCTTTTGGGATTAGGTGAAAAAGTTGGACTAATTAAAGTACGCCTATATAGGCCTTTTTCAGAGAAATATTTCATGAAAGTTATTCCACATACAGTGAAAAGAATTGCAGTATTGGACAGGACGAAAGAGCCTGGTTCTATCGGTGAGCCTTTATATCTTGATGTAGTAAAAGCATTTTTTGATAAACAAGATAAGCCTTTGATTGTAGGTGGCAGGTATGGTTTGGGTTCAAAAGATACGACGCCATCACAAATTGTAGCAGTATATGATAATCTCAAAAAATACAATCCAATTAATAGATTTACAATAGGTATAAAAGATGATGTGACTATGACATCATTAGAAACTGGCAAATCAATTGAAACAGTACCACAGGGTACTATAAGTTGCAAATTTTTTGGCTTAGGATCTGATGGAACTGTGGGTGCAAATAAGTCTGCCATAAAGATAATCGGTGATAATACAAATCTTTATGTACAAGGATATTTTCAGTATGACAGCAAAAAATCTGGAGGAACTACCATATCCCATTTGAGATTTGGCCAAAAACCTATAAAATCCAGCTATCTTGTGTATCATGCCGATTATATAGCATGCCATAACAAGTCTTTTATTTACAATTATGATCTGCTAAAAGGATTAAAGAATGGTGGGACTTTTGTCTTAAACTGCCCGTGGAGTGAAGTAGAACTTGACGAAAAACTTCCTGCATCTATGAAAAGGTACATTGCAAGAAATAAGATAAATTTCTATACAATTGACGCAATATCTATTGCTAGAGAAGTAGGCCTTGGTGGCAGGATAAACATGATAATGCAGACAGCATTTTTCAGGCTTATTAATATAATTCCATTTGAAAATGCCATAAAATACTTGAAAGAATCTATACAAAAGACATACGGCAAAAAGGGGCAAAACATAGTCGACATGAATATTAAGGCAGTTGACAGAAGCTTAGAATCATTGAAAAAAGTAAATGTTTCTGCTTCATGGGTAAATGCCGTAGAAGATGAGGATTTTGCCAAAGATGAACCTGAATTTTTGACAAAGATACAAAGACCTATGGCTAAAAATGAAGGTGATGATCTGCCTGTAAGTGTTTTTTCCGGCATGGAAGATGGAACATTCCCATTAGGCACTACTGCGTATGAGAAGCGTGGCATAGCTGTAATGATTCCTCAATGGCAAATAGAAAAATGCATACAGTGTAACCAATGTTCATTTGTATGTCCACACGCTGTAATAAGGCCATTTTTGTTAAATGATGAAGAAGTTAAAAATGCACCAATGACATTTGAAACAAAAAAAGCGGTAGGCAGAGGTCTTGAGGCATTTCAATACCGCATACAGGTAAGCCCACTAGACTGTACAGGTTGTGGCAACTGTGCAGATGTATGTCCGGCACCGGGAAAAGCTCTTGTAATGATGCCTGCGGAAGGAGAAATAGAGAGTCAGGCTGATAATTGGGAGTATGCTGTTAAAATCAAGCCAAAAGACAACATTATGGAAAAGACGACTTTGAAAGGAAGCCAGTTTTCTAAGCCTCTCTTTGAATTTAACGGAGCATGCCCAGGATGCGGCGAGACGCCGTACATTAAGCTACTGACACAATTATTTGGAGATAGAATGATAATTGCCAATGCCACAGGTTGTTCTTCCATATATGGTGCCAGTGCACCATCGGTGCCGTACACTACCAATAATTCAGGTAAAGGCCCTGCATGGGCAAACTCATTGTTTGAAGATAATGCAGAATATGGATATGGAATATATCTTGCAAATAAAAAGATAAGGCAAAGGCTTGAAGATTTAATCGGCCAAGCGTTAAATACTCAGATTCCTGACGAATTAAAGAATGCATTTGTAGAATGGCTAAATAACAAAGAAGATGGAGAAGCATCGCAAATTGCATCAAGCAAAATCATAAATATAATTAGCAGCGAAAATTTAAAGGCGAATAAAATAGTACAGGAAATCTACAGATTAAAAGATTATCTTGTCAAGAAATCACATTGGATAATAGGTGGTGATGGATGGGCGTATGATATAGGATTTGGAGGATTAGACCATGTTTTGGCATCAGGGGAAGATGTAAATGTGCTTGTGCTAGATACCGAAGTTTACTCCAACACCGGCGGTCAGTCGTCAAAATCAACGCCAACGGCAGCTATAGCCAAATTTGCAGCATCTGGTAAAGAGACAAGGAAAAAAGACTTAGGCCTTATGGCAATGAGTTATGGATATGTTTATGTAGCACAAATAGCATTAGGTGCTAACATGAACCACACAGTAAGGGCGATTGCAGAAGCTGAGAAATACAAAGGACCTTCTCTTATAATCGCCTACTCTCCGTGCATAAATCACGGAATAAAGTCAGGGATGGGTACAAGTATCGCAGAGGAGAAGAAAGCTGTTGAAGCAGGGTACTGGCATCTTTATAGGTACAATCCAGAGCTTAAAGCTGAAGGCAAAAATCCATTCATATTAGATTCTAAAGAACCGACAGCGTCTTACATAGACTTCTTAAAAGGAGAAATAAGGTATTCATCATTGGAGACGCTTTTCCCGGATAAAGCACAAAAGCTGTTTGATGAGTCTTCAAAAAACGCGAAAGAACGTTATGAAATGTACAAAGCACTTTCAGAACTTTAA
- a CDS encoding uracil-xanthine permease family protein, with the protein MKNKFYGIQDVPPINEAVPLSFQHVFAMFGATILVPLLTGLDPAVTLFTSGLGTLIFHLMTKGKVPAYLGSSFAFIAPIIAATKAFGVRGAFTGMIAAGLVYVAVFIIISITGIDWIERILPSVVVGPVVMIIGLSLAPTAIQEAQKDLPTALVTAALVIIFSMFGKGFMKVIPILLGTIGGYIFAIFRGLVDFSPVLKASWIAVPKFSFLIGHSPVLAWGAVTLIAPLALVAIIEDLGHVLVIGNIVNKDLIKDPGFHRVMLGNGLATSIAALFGGPPSTTYGENIGVLAMTKVYSSRVIEGAAVIAILLSFIQKIGALIQVIPQAVMGGVTIILFGMIAAAGIRTLVENKVDFSDSRNLIITSVILTLGVGGIKIGTGNFVFEGVGPATLAGIILNLVLPKVKIAKPKEEKSKTNNDSVITEV; encoded by the coding sequence ATGAAGAACAAATTTTACGGTATACAAGATGTACCGCCTATCAATGAAGCTGTCCCGCTGTCATTTCAGCATGTTTTTGCAATGTTTGGCGCAACAATACTGGTACCGCTTTTGACAGGATTAGACCCTGCCGTAACATTATTTACATCAGGTCTTGGCACATTAATATTTCACTTAATGACAAAAGGAAAAGTTCCTGCATACTTAGGTTCATCATTTGCATTTATCGCTCCTATAATAGCGGCAACAAAAGCTTTTGGCGTAAGAGGAGCTTTCACCGGCATGATAGCTGCAGGGCTTGTGTACGTGGCAGTTTTCATAATAATAAGTATAACCGGTATTGATTGGATTGAAAGGATTCTTCCATCTGTAGTAGTAGGTCCTGTTGTAATGATCATAGGCTTGAGTTTAGCACCGACTGCAATACAAGAAGCACAAAAAGATTTGCCTACAGCTTTAGTTACAGCCGCACTTGTAATAATCTTCAGCATGTTTGGAAAAGGATTCATGAAAGTTATACCAATTTTATTAGGAACCATCGGTGGTTATATCTTTGCCATATTCAGAGGTCTTGTAGATTTTTCTCCCGTCTTAAAGGCATCGTGGATTGCTGTACCAAAATTCTCATTCCTTATTGGTCATTCACCTGTGCTTGCATGGGGTGCTGTAACATTAATTGCACCTTTAGCATTAGTGGCAATAATCGAAGATCTAGGTCACGTCCTTGTAATAGGAAATATAGTTAATAAAGACTTGATAAAAGATCCAGGTTTTCATAGAGTAATGCTGGGAAATGGCTTAGCAACATCGATAGCCGCACTGTTTGGCGGTCCACCAAGCACGACGTATGGTGAAAATATTGGTGTCTTAGCTATGACAAAAGTATATAGCTCAAGAGTCATAGAAGGTGCCGCTGTCATAGCAATACTTTTAAGCTTTATCCAAAAGATAGGAGCACTTATACAGGTTATACCACAAGCAGTAATGGGTGGTGTCACAATAATCCTATTTGGAATGATAGCAGCCGCAGGTATCAGGACATTAGTAGAAAATAAGGTTGATTTTTCTGACAGCAGAAATTTGATTATAACATCAGTAATCTTGACTCTTGGTGTTGGCGGTATCAAAATAGGAACAGGTAATTTCGTGTTTGAAGGTGTTGGTCCTGCAACACTAGCAGGCATAATCCTAAATTTGGTGCTTCCTAAAGTTAAAATAGCAAAGCCTAAAGAAGAAAAGTCGAAAACAAATAATGACAGCGTTATAACTGAAGTATAA
- a CDS encoding phage holin, which yields MRDLIMTILTAGLQLVILVTLGYVINFLYSKIGTEKTKRYFEIAKMIVRGVEQEFGAGNGADKKAEAVNLIKKIIGNKLTDEEIDKLIEAAVFEMNYVLNIKGLNSMSKKL from the coding sequence ATGAGGGATCTTATTATGACAATATTGACTGCAGGGCTGCAGCTTGTGATACTTGTGACATTGGGCTATGTCATAAATTTCTTGTATTCAAAGATAGGCACTGAAAAGACAAAAAGGTATTTTGAAATTGCAAAGATGATTGTAAGGGGAGTAGAGCAGGAATTTGGTGCAGGAAATGGCGCAGATAAAAAGGCAGAAGCGGTAAACCTAATAAAGAAAATAATAGGAAACAAGCTGACGGATGAAGAAATAGACAAATTGATAGAAGCGGCTGTATTTGAGATGAACTACGTATTAAATATAAAAGGACTTAATAGCATGAGTAAAAAGCTATAA
- a CDS encoding N-acetylmuramoyl-L-alanine amidase, with product MMIVVDPGHGGSDSGAVGYGYFEKDINLSVSLKLRDVFKANNVDIILTRDKDVTLGLSERCDIANKNKADYFISIHCNSFKDSSAKGTETYSYPRSISGAKLAKGVQQTIVANLKTIDRGIKTANFYVLHHTNMPAILVELGFITNKEDLDLILNKQNLFAISISNGILNNIGLKQINKSDSIEKLHQMGFISDYYDPESYVKWKDIADALLKIIGG from the coding sequence TTGATGATTGTTGTAGATCCCGGACATGGTGGATCTGATAGCGGCGCTGTAGGATATGGTTATTTTGAAAAAGATATCAACTTAAGTGTATCTCTTAAATTGAGAGATGTTTTTAAGGCAAACAATGTAGATATAATTTTGACAAGAGATAAAGATGTGACATTGGGACTTAGCGAAAGGTGTGACATTGCAAATAAAAACAAGGCGGATTATTTTATTTCAATTCACTGTAACAGTTTTAAAGATTCTTCTGCAAAAGGGACAGAAACTTATTCATATCCTAGAAGTATTTCTGGAGCAAAATTAGCAAAAGGTGTGCAACAAACTATTGTGGCAAATCTAAAAACAATAGACAGAGGTATAAAAACAGCCAACTTCTATGTGTTGCATCATACAAACATGCCAGCAATATTGGTTGAATTAGGATTTATAACCAACAAGGAAGATTTAGACCTGATTTTAAACAAACAAAATCTATTTGCGATATCAATATCAAATGGTATATTAAATAACATAGGACTTAAGCAAATAAACAAATCGGATTCAATTGAAAAATTACACCAGATGGGCTTTATTTCTGACTATTACGATCCTGAAAGTTATGTAAAATGGAAAGATATTGCAGATGCATTATTAAAGATTATAGGAGGTTGA
- a CDS encoding cobalamin B12-binding domain-containing protein — MKRLIIAASIENDVHVAGVYKFLKIAESEGFDIQFLGPATPIDKLIESIRVRKPDIVGISYRLTPDSLKSILDVLKNRIKEYNLNGIRWIFGGTEPNCIVAKESGIFEEVFDGTSGDEFTISYLRGQKVASNKIEYEQDILERIERNYPYPVIRHHFGLPSYTDTLEGIKRIAEEKVLDVISIAPDQNTQEHFFDKKYNKALDGAGGVPIRTEEEFKKLYDESRRGNYPLLRCYSGTNDVFKMAKMLKDTINNAWAAIPLCWYNVLDGRGPRQVEESIRENQKLMKWHADRNIPVEVNEAHHWGLRDAHDAIYVAASYLAAYNAKKMGVKTYIAQFMFNVPPATSPKMDLAKMLASIELVESLQDDNFRVLRQARAGLASMPHDLFEAKGQLASSAYLSMAIKPHIYHVVGFCEAHHAATPDDIIESVKIVKAVINNTLYGMVDFTKDLDVLKRKEELVNDAMVIINAIKELNTLCSDPLSDPHTLSLAIKLGILDAPHLKGNKSASGMLTTKVINGACYAYDYENNKIIKEEERIYNIIQNYQKLIIVA, encoded by the coding sequence ATGAAAAGATTAATTATAGCTGCTTCAATTGAGAATGATGTTCATGTTGCTGGTGTCTATAAGTTTTTAAAGATTGCAGAGAGTGAAGGATTTGATATTCAGTTTTTAGGTCCTGCAACACCAATTGATAAACTTATAGAAAGCATACGGGTGAGAAAACCTGACATAGTTGGAATAAGCTATAGACTGACTCCTGATTCACTTAAATCCATTTTAGATGTTCTTAAAAATAGGATAAAAGAATACAATCTTAATGGCATTAGATGGATATTTGGTGGCACGGAACCAAATTGCATAGTTGCCAAAGAATCGGGCATTTTTGAGGAAGTCTTTGATGGCACTTCAGGTGATGAATTTACAATTTCGTATTTGAGAGGACAAAAAGTTGCATCAAATAAAATTGAGTATGAGCAGGATATACTTGAGAGGATAGAAAGAAACTATCCTTATCCTGTAATAAGACATCACTTTGGATTGCCTTCGTATACGGACACACTTGAAGGGATAAAAAGGATTGCGGAAGAAAAAGTTCTCGATGTAATATCGATAGCGCCTGATCAAAATACACAAGAACATTTTTTCGATAAAAAGTACAATAAAGCACTTGATGGTGCAGGTGGAGTACCTATAAGGACTGAAGAAGAATTTAAAAAACTTTATGATGAGTCAAGGCGTGGAAATTATCCGCTGCTTAGATGTTACAGTGGAACGAATGATGTTTTTAAAATGGCAAAAATGTTAAAAGACACGATAAATAATGCATGGGCAGCTATACCACTTTGCTGGTACAATGTATTAGATGGCAGAGGGCCTAGACAGGTGGAAGAATCTATAAGAGAGAACCAAAAGCTGATGAAGTGGCATGCTGATAGAAATATACCTGTGGAAGTCAATGAGGCACATCACTGGGGGCTTAGAGATGCACATGATGCTATATATGTTGCGGCAAGCTATCTTGCAGCGTACAATGCTAAGAAAATGGGTGTAAAGACGTATATAGCGCAGTTTATGTTTAATGTGCCGCCAGCTACATCCCCAAAAATGGATCTTGCAAAGATGTTGGCATCTATAGAGCTTGTTGAAAGCCTTCAGGATGATAACTTTAGAGTGCTGAGACAGGCGAGGGCGGGGCTTGCAAGCATGCCGCATGATCTTTTTGAGGCGAAAGGGCAGCTTGCTTCAAGCGCATATCTTTCAATGGCTATAAAACCTCATATATATCATGTTGTAGGTTTTTGTGAAGCACATCATGCTGCAACGCCAGACGATATAATAGAAAGTGTGAAGATTGTAAAAGCAGTGATAAACAATACTTTGTATGGCATGGTGGATTTTACTAAAGATTTAGATGTTTTAAAGAGGAAAGAGGAACTTGTAAATGATGCGATGGTAATAATCAATGCTATAAAGGAACTTAATACATTGTGCAGCGATCCGCTGTCAGATCCACATACATTATCATTAGCGATAAAATTAGGCATATTGGATGCTCCGCATCTTAAAGGAAATAAAAGTGCAAGTGGCATGCTTACCACAAAGGTTATAAATGGTGCATGTTATGCCTATGACTATGAAAACAACAAGATTATTAAAGAAGAAGAAAGGATATATAATATAATTCAAAACTACCAAAAACTCATAATCGTGGCGTAA
- a CDS encoding NAD/NADP octopine/nopaline dehydrogenase family protein has translation MRLPIFSVIGAGNSGQAMAAHLSLMGFTVNLYNRTREKLIHILNNGGIYLEGAVRGFARLNMITDNMEDAIKDADIIMVTIPASGHSDIAYEMLPHLKNGQIIVLNPGRTFGAIEFYNIVKTRRDLDVVISETDTFIYACRSNDGIAKIFRIKHVVSLASIPSWKTNYVVDLLKLAYSQVVPAENVLETSLNNIGSIFHPAPTLLNSARIETTEGSFQYYLEGISPSVAKILERMDRERVAVAHALGVNAVTALDWLKDTYGVTSDNLYDAIQNTDAYKGLLAPKTLDCRYIFEDVPMSLVPISSIGKQLGISTHTIDSIIHLASCMHEKNYWKMGRTAVKLGLDGKSAAEIKEIVEGVKEESTVA, from the coding sequence ATGAGATTACCTATATTTTCTGTCATTGGAGCCGGCAACAGCGGTCAGGCGATGGCAGCACACCTTTCGCTAATGGGGTTTACAGTTAATCTCTACAATAGAACTCGTGAGAAATTGATTCATATCTTGAATAATGGTGGTATATATCTTGAAGGAGCTGTTAGAGGGTTTGCTAGACTCAATATGATTACTGATAATATGGAAGATGCAATAAAAGATGCAGATATAATTATGGTAACTATTCCAGCATCGGGACACAGCGATATAGCTTATGAAATGCTTCCACATTTAAAAAATGGGCAAATAATAGTTTTAAATCCTGGAAGGACCTTTGGGGCAATTGAGTTTTACAATATCGTCAAAACAAGAAGAGATTTAGATGTGGTAATATCTGAGACAGATACATTTATATATGCCTGTAGATCGAATGATGGCATAGCGAAAATTTTTAGAATAAAACATGTCGTATCATTAGCATCTATACCATCGTGGAAGACAAATTATGTAGTTGATTTGCTGAAATTGGCTTATTCACAGGTGGTTCCAGCCGAAAATGTTTTAGAGACAAGTTTAAATAATATAGGTTCTATTTTTCATCCGGCACCTACCCTTTTAAATTCTGCACGAATAGAGACTACAGAGGGAAGTTTTCAATATTATTTAGAAGGAATATCTCCATCAGTCGCAAAGATATTGGAAAGAATGGATAGAGAAAGAGTTGCAGTCGCACATGCATTAGGTGTAAATGCTGTTACAGCATTAGATTGGCTAAAAGATACGTATGGTGTTACTTCAGATAATTTATATGATGCAATTCAAAATACAGATGCATATAAAGGATTACTAGCACCAAAGACACTAGACTGCAGATATATTTTTGAAGATGTTCCTATGAGCTTAGTCCCAATTTCTTCAATTGGAAAGCAGTTGGGGATTTCGACACATACTATCGACTCTATAATTCATTTGGCATCATGTATGCATGAAAAAAATTACTGGAAGATGGGACGGACGGCTGTAAAGCTAGGATTGGATGGCAAAAGTGCAGCAGAAATAAAAGAAATAGTAGAAGGCGTAAAGGAGGAGAGTACTGTCGCATGA
- a CDS encoding SEC-C metal-binding domain-containing protein, translating to MKIFDISRNDYCICGSGKKYKKCCMNNIEEIKKKLTNSLSNEVNLFSDDVEFIKIVSIL from the coding sequence ATGAAAATATTTGACATTAGCAGAAATGATTATTGCATCTGTGGGAGCGGGAAAAAATATAAAAAGTGTTGTATGAATAATATAGAAGAAATAAAAAAAAAATTGACAAATTCCTTGTCTAATGAAGTTAATCTTTTTTCGGATGATGTTGAGTTTATTAAAATCGTAAGTATACTATGA